The Fibrobacter sp. UWB4 genome includes a window with the following:
- a CDS encoding fibrobacter succinogenes major paralogous domain-containing protein yields the protein MNKHIAFFFVCIFLSSFIACGDDESNNPIANDVESSSSEIQDDDKSSDSKSVKSSSSEKAAIKSSDSQKKESNSSSSETKKSSDAKSGTESSSSSAKSSSSSSDKNATSSSSEIKTYAASKVKPSGTYDCKKYKCFTTEYLNQKMLAAGDYGEILDERDNQVYKTVIIDDQVWMAQNLNYETAYSYCTDDDCAKYGRYYLWSAAVDRKGCEHGNFCSLPPSVQGVCPAGWHLPSKDEYLRLFDNVGKYGGTNNEFVAAELRAQRGWSVEDNADDYGFSALPTGYKLGSAGDFADVGKTTHAWTSTEVNSIGAYQFRIYEDRLYVSLIDDSKGYPLPVRCVMDKDSLPKIQAPALYLEHVDEWLGVVSREEYLNPNVIYDSLVDPRDGQVYKTKKIGKQVWMAQNLNYADSTKTPSLANGSWCYNDEPEYCKLLGRLYNWTAAKDVCPDGWHLPSYDEWKVLESKYGGQIMAGQYLKAQAGSLSNNGDDEFGFSALPAGGRFIDDSEHDKVNYLYLGDNAFFWSSTPENDDYAYRMNIPYSSNTTNIRSIKKKYGHYVRCVRD from the coding sequence ATGAATAAGCACATTGCGTTTTTTTTCGTCTGTATTTTTTTGTCTAGTTTCATCGCTTGTGGAGATGATGAATCAAATAATCCCATTGCAAATGATGTAGAATCTTCATCATCCGAAATTCAAGATGACGACAAATCCAGTGACTCAAAATCCGTTAAATCAAGTTCGTCAGAAAAAGCGGCGATAAAGTCTAGCGATTCTCAAAAAAAGGAATCTAATTCATCTAGCAGTGAAACGAAAAAATCAAGTGATGCGAAATCTGGAACTGAAAGTTCTTCAAGCTCCGCAAAATCGTCAAGTAGCTCGTCGGATAAGAACGCCACATCGAGTTCTTCAGAAATCAAGACCTATGCAGCCTCGAAGGTAAAACCCTCTGGTACTTACGATTGCAAAAAATACAAGTGCTTTACGACGGAATACCTGAATCAGAAAATGCTTGCCGCCGGGGATTATGGTGAAATCCTCGACGAAAGAGACAATCAGGTTTATAAGACTGTTATTATTGACGATCAAGTATGGATGGCTCAAAACCTGAATTACGAAACGGCATATAGCTATTGTACCGATGATGATTGTGCTAAGTATGGTCGTTATTATTTGTGGTCTGCCGCGGTAGATAGAAAGGGCTGTGAACATGGTAATTTTTGTTCGCTGCCACCAAGTGTGCAAGGCGTGTGCCCTGCGGGCTGGCATTTGCCCTCGAAAGACGAGTATCTGAGATTGTTCGACAACGTTGGCAAGTACGGCGGTACCAATAATGAATTCGTCGCAGCAGAACTCCGTGCCCAGCGAGGATGGTCGGTTGAAGACAATGCTGATGATTATGGTTTTTCTGCGTTGCCTACGGGCTATAAGCTCGGTTCAGCAGGTGATTTTGCTGATGTCGGAAAGACAACGCATGCATGGACTTCTACAGAGGTAAACTCCATAGGTGCGTATCAATTCAGAATTTATGAAGATCGTCTATATGTATCCTTGATTGACGATAGCAAGGGGTATCCTCTCCCTGTTCGTTGCGTTATGGATAAAGATTCTTTGCCTAAAATCCAAGCTCCTGCGCTGTATTTAGAACATGTTGACGAATGGTTAGGTGTGGTTTCTCGAGAGGAATATCTTAACCCTAATGTTATCTACGATTCTCTTGTGGATCCTCGAGATGGACAGGTTTACAAGACAAAGAAAATTGGCAAACAGGTATGGATGGCTCAGAATTTGAATTATGCGGATAGCACAAAAACTCCAAGCCTTGCGAATGGAAGCTGGTGCTATAATGATGAACCTGAATACTGCAAGTTGCTAGGGCGCCTTTATAATTGGACAGCCGCAAAGGATGTCTGCCCGGATGGTTGGCATCTGCCGAGTTATGATGAATGGAAGGTGTTGGAATCTAAATATGGTGGACAAATTATGGCGGGGCAGTACCTTAAGGCTCAAGCGGGGAGCCTTTCTAATAATGGCGACGATGAATTTGGTTTTTCGGCTTTGCCTGCAGGTGGAAGATTTATTGATGACAGCGAACATGATAAAGTCAATTATCTTTATTTGGGAGATAACGCCTTCTTTTGGAGCTCAACCCCAGAGAATGATGATTATGCATATCGTATGAATATTCCTTATTCATCCAATACTACGAATATACGCTCTATAAAGAAAAAATACGGACATTACGTCCGTTGCGTCAGGGACTGA
- a CDS encoding tetratricopeptide repeat protein codes for MMLRVDFIKMAAIGLAVASTSLFAKSTDTQYQQNDWFAEFGGNTSMYVNPAGISEADQLEFSAAFFSTTDGEGSQEYVSLTYPIDYKHTLGISLFENGAPFEDGESYGEIAAQFGYAYRLFHLLSLGMNLDVLYINQFDKNYQLKVNADVGMSWNPLASSKYGYLLIGVAMQNLLAPTVSETNGDDYKLPTNLNLSLFYRGFNRLLEFKAELSVINLIHDSKDRGKCDLEMSFSLTYYLFSHLGIRARFTKEGNPVLGATIKFKDLSIFRYLAFDFEMSHDDLWAKKNRGFVWAVKLTTRFGDTREEKVGEERYRRLKIQPENDYYAAKSLYLNRQFLDAAYAFGEIQTKYPTFRLVDQAAFYEAKSFEKLRMHKAAREIYRDAIKRYPQSDQLAKYHFQLMNIDYKEGKYTEAMNKYQYIAQKFGKSDAKADADYVAGQIKFEQGLYKESIDLHASIPPGNANYLYARYTMGIANSRMSKFDEAENCFRAITELPVSNKSEHDIQNAAKVKLGHLFFSAEKPDIAAAAQMYGLVQKESPVFDEAMLGIAWAFIKANKLDEAMKYAKWIIDNLPESFLVSEAYLVLGYCNFIKKNYREAIDALDEAGKRTEQPMVSVASRDSARQAYDAMQSELDSVQVLALDFASQLPTPRVESKRKALRPTLDKANQAIEDYASFMQRAIQSDRFESNRKRILEDAFPTKPLYNPPLPNYNKPSKPNYDSSISLEDDL; via the coding sequence ATGATGTTGCGAGTTGATTTCATCAAGATGGCCGCTATCGGGCTTGCCGTAGCCAGCACTTCCTTGTTTGCAAAATCCACCGACACGCAGTATCAGCAAAATGATTGGTTTGCCGAATTTGGAGGCAACACCTCGATGTATGTGAACCCGGCTGGGATTTCTGAAGCCGATCAGCTCGAATTCAGCGCAGCCTTCTTCAGCACCACAGATGGCGAAGGTAGTCAGGAATACGTCAGCTTGACGTACCCGATTGACTACAAGCACACTTTGGGAATCTCCCTTTTTGAAAATGGCGCTCCATTTGAAGATGGAGAGTCTTATGGCGAAATTGCCGCTCAATTCGGTTACGCGTACAGACTTTTCCACTTGCTTTCTCTTGGCATGAACCTCGATGTACTTTACATCAACCAGTTTGATAAAAACTATCAGCTCAAGGTTAATGCTGATGTGGGCATGAGCTGGAACCCGCTTGCCTCTTCAAAGTACGGTTACTTGCTCATCGGCGTTGCCATGCAAAACCTCCTTGCTCCGACTGTCAGCGAAACAAATGGCGACGATTACAAGCTTCCGACGAACTTAAACCTCTCTTTGTTCTATCGCGGATTTAACCGTCTTCTCGAATTTAAGGCCGAACTTTCCGTAATTAACCTCATCCACGATTCTAAGGATAGAGGGAAGTGCGACCTCGAAATGAGCTTTTCTTTGACCTATTATCTTTTTTCGCACCTCGGGATTCGCGCCCGCTTTACAAAGGAAGGCAATCCGGTCCTCGGAGCGACAATTAAATTCAAGGACTTGAGCATCTTCCGTTACCTCGCTTTTGATTTCGAAATGTCTCACGACGATCTTTGGGCTAAAAAGAACCGCGGCTTTGTGTGGGCTGTCAAACTCACGACCCGATTCGGTGACACTCGCGAAGAGAAGGTCGGCGAAGAACGTTATCGCCGTTTGAAAATCCAACCTGAAAACGACTATTATGCAGCAAAGAGCCTTTACTTGAACCGTCAGTTTTTGGACGCTGCATACGCCTTCGGTGAAATCCAGACCAAGTACCCGACATTTCGCCTTGTGGACCAGGCTGCTTTCTACGAGGCAAAATCTTTCGAAAAACTCCGTATGCACAAGGCGGCTAGGGAAATTTACCGAGATGCCATCAAGCGCTATCCGCAGAGTGACCAACTTGCCAAGTATCACTTCCAGTTGATGAACATCGACTATAAGGAAGGAAAATATACAGAAGCAATGAATAAGTACCAGTACATTGCTCAGAAGTTCGGCAAAAGCGATGCGAAGGCTGACGCTGACTACGTTGCCGGCCAAATCAAGTTCGAACAGGGGCTCTATAAGGAATCCATTGACCTGCACGCATCCATCCCTCCGGGTAACGCAAACTATCTCTACGCCCGTTACACCATGGGCATCGCTAACAGTCGAATGAGCAAGTTTGACGAAGCCGAAAACTGCTTCCGCGCTATTACGGAACTGCCAGTTTCCAACAAGTCCGAACACGACATCCAGAATGCAGCCAAGGTCAAGCTTGGCCACCTATTCTTCTCTGCAGAAAAGCCGGACATTGCAGCCGCTGCTCAGATGTATGGCCTTGTCCAGAAGGAATCTCCGGTGTTCGATGAAGCAATGCTTGGTATCGCATGGGCCTTTATCAAGGCCAACAAGCTAGATGAAGCTATGAAGTATGCCAAGTGGATTATTGATAACCTTCCAGAATCTTTCCTCGTGTCAGAAGCTTACCTCGTGCTTGGTTACTGCAACTTTATTAAGAAAAACTATCGGGAAGCCATTGATGCTTTGGATGAAGCTGGGAAGCGTACGGAACAGCCGATGGTGTCTGTTGCTTCTCGCGACAGTGCCCGTCAGGCTTACGATGCAATGCAGAGTGAATTAGACTCCGTTCAGGTTCTTGCCTTGGATTTTGCAAGCCAGTTACCGACGCCACGTGTGGAAAGCAAGCGTAAAGCATTACGCCCGACGTTAGACAAGGCCAACCAGGCTATTGAAGATTACGCTTCGTTCATGCAGAGAGCTATCCAAAGTGACCGCTTCGAATCCAACCGCAAGCGCATTTTGGAAGATGCTTTCCCTACAAAACCCCTATATAATCCTCCACTTCCTAATTATAATAAGCCCAGTAAAC
- the leuA2 gene encoding 2-isopropylmalate synthase LeuA2 encodes MTETRKPFFYDVTLRDGNQALPKPWNNAQKKDVYLLLLKLGVQGAEVGFPASSEMDFESVMELAKLTAQMAEEGDETAKNVVVSGLARCIESDIQRCWEAVQYAPHPRIHTFLATSPLSMENVLHMTPEQVKEKAVKCVKFAKSLVGDKGDVEFSAEHFGDCLENMDFVIDVLKAVVEAGATTINLPNTVERYRPKLYVDQVKQVYEALPKNITISVHCHNDLGMATAATVESFFVGATQLEVALNGLGERCGNTNFYEVAIGLHNSGVDTGLHLERIYETAILVSHWSGVPIYIRAPLIGTEAIVHRSGIHQDGASKTKDMKKGAYRPIDYSIIGRNQNDTLCFTSQSGRTAVYEIITKFGYKMTLQEASKLQPVLKQLSEKEGELSADRVLDVFREQFVNVNGRLVFNNIEVIPDENRFIFHFKKDGEALVKSVTAEGPIEAALMLMREIGLPVELVKYRQLVVPEKDKMWAGRGLSRIVLKANGEEVEGRGVSSDTLKANMRALFGGVNLLYKK; translated from the coding sequence ATGACTGAAACGAGAAAACCATTCTTCTATGACGTAACACTGCGTGATGGTAACCAGGCTCTTCCGAAGCCCTGGAACAACGCCCAGAAAAAAGATGTTTATCTGTTGCTCTTGAAGCTCGGTGTGCAAGGTGCCGAAGTCGGTTTCCCTGCGTCTAGCGAAATGGATTTTGAATCGGTCATGGAACTTGCAAAGCTCACCGCGCAGATGGCGGAAGAAGGCGACGAAACTGCAAAGAACGTCGTGGTTTCTGGCCTCGCTCGCTGCATCGAAAGCGATATCCAGCGCTGCTGGGAAGCTGTCCAGTACGCTCCGCATCCGCGCATCCACACGTTCCTCGCCACAAGCCCTTTGTCCATGGAAAACGTGCTGCACATGACGCCTGAACAGGTCAAGGAAAAGGCTGTGAAGTGCGTGAAGTTTGCAAAGTCGCTCGTCGGCGACAAGGGCGATGTGGAATTCAGCGCCGAACATTTTGGCGACTGCCTCGAAAACATGGATTTTGTGATTGACGTTCTGAAGGCTGTTGTCGAAGCCGGTGCGACGACGATCAACCTGCCGAACACGGTGGAACGCTATCGCCCGAAGCTCTACGTCGACCAGGTCAAGCAGGTCTATGAAGCTCTGCCCAAGAACATCACGATTTCTGTGCACTGCCATAACGACCTTGGCATGGCAACGGCTGCTACCGTTGAAAGTTTCTTTGTCGGTGCAACCCAGCTCGAAGTCGCATTGAACGGCCTCGGTGAACGTTGCGGTAACACGAACTTCTACGAAGTCGCGATTGGCCTGCATAACTCCGGCGTCGATACGGGGCTGCATCTCGAACGTATTTACGAAACGGCAATTCTCGTGAGCCATTGGAGCGGCGTGCCTATATACATCCGCGCTCCGTTGATCGGTACTGAAGCTATCGTCCACCGCAGTGGCATCCATCAGGATGGCGCTTCCAAGACGAAGGACATGAAGAAGGGCGCTTATCGTCCGATTGATTACTCTATCATCGGTCGTAACCAGAACGATACGCTCTGCTTCACGAGCCAGAGCGGCCGTACCGCCGTGTACGAAATCATCACGAAGTTCGGCTACAAGATGACCTTGCAGGAAGCCTCCAAGTTGCAGCCGGTCCTCAAGCAACTGAGCGAAAAGGAAGGCGAACTCAGTGCCGATCGCGTGCTTGATGTGTTCCGCGAACAGTTCGTCAATGTGAACGGTCGCCTGGTGTTCAACAACATCGAAGTTATCCCAGACGAAAACCGCTTCATTTTCCACTTCAAGAAGGATGGAGAAGCGCTTGTGAAGTCCGTGACGGCCGAAGGCCCGATTGAAGCCGCTCTTATGCTCATGCGTGAAATCGGCTTGCCGGTCGAACTCGTGAAGTACCGCCAGCTCGTCGTTCCTGAAAAGGATAAGATGTGGGCAGGTCGAGGCTTAAGCCGCATTGTCTTGAAGGCTAACGGCGAAGAAGTTGAAGGTCGCGGTGTCTCGAGCGATACGCTCAAGGCGAACATGCGCGCTCTCTTCGGCGGCGTGAACTTGCTGTATAAGAAGTAA